A genomic region of Leptolyngbya sp. NIES-2104 contains the following coding sequences:
- a CDS encoding DsbA family protein: MKRLKQFMGWILISLVLFSCSAPVQADSNIDPKFEAQVLEVIKKNPQAILDSVQAYQRTQQDEQRKAQQSFMQELQQNSKAVIGQSPTKGKGKTVLVEFSDFQCPYCQAAAGTVRQFVTKNSDRATLVYEHLPLTSIHAQALPAAKAAWAAGQQGKFWEFHDGLFAQQKELGEPLYASLAKSLKLDVGRFDRDRNSASAEAAITQDLQLAEKLGINGTPFFVMNGRVFSGDVELAALEQVLNQAQ; this comes from the coding sequence ATGAAAAGACTTAAACAATTCATGGGCTGGATACTAATCAGCCTTGTTTTATTTAGCTGTTCTGCTCCAGTGCAGGCAGACTCGAATATTGATCCGAAATTTGAAGCTCAAGTTTTAGAAGTGATTAAGAAAAATCCACAGGCGATTCTCGATTCGGTGCAGGCTTATCAACGCACTCAACAAGACGAACAGCGCAAAGCACAACAGTCTTTTATGCAGGAATTGCAGCAGAATTCCAAGGCAGTAATTGGTCAATCGCCCACCAAAGGCAAAGGGAAAACGGTTTTAGTCGAATTCTCTGATTTTCAGTGCCCGTATTGTCAAGCCGCAGCGGGAACGGTTCGGCAATTCGTGACAAAGAACAGCGATCGCGCCACACTGGTTTATGAGCATTTACCACTCACGAGTATTCACGCTCAAGCACTTCCAGCAGCGAAAGCAGCTTGGGCAGCCGGACAGCAAGGGAAATTCTGGGAATTTCATGATGGACTGTTCGCACAGCAGAAAGAATTAGGAGAGCCGTTGTATGCGAGTTTGGCGAAAAGCTTGAAACTAGATGTAGGGCGGTTCGATCGCGATCGCAATTCTGCATCCGCCGAAGCCGCTATCACTCAAGATTTGCAACTCGCGGAAAAACTGGGAATCAATGGAACGCCGTTTTTTGTGATGAATGGTCGTGTATTCTCTGGAGATGTTGAACTCGCCGCATTAGAGCAAGTTCTCAATCAAGCGCAATAG
- a CDS encoding peptidase, with protein MSWLWAVPVAISVSTSAIAQTPNRPYAPIPLTPGREVNDRLSDADIPTGQGNFARDYLVQLQAGDQIAIDLSSDSFDSIVMLMTTNGSTVAENDDGPDGTTNSLLFTRIARTGNYIVRVKAFGETAGGPFKLKLTRLRPVQ; from the coding sequence ATGTCTTGGCTTTGGGCGGTTCCCGTTGCGATTTCAGTTTCGACGAGCGCAATTGCCCAAACACCAAATCGACCGTATGCCCCGATTCCGCTGACACCAGGCAGAGAAGTCAACGATCGCTTATCGGATGCGGATATTCCCACCGGACAGGGCAATTTTGCGCGGGATTATCTTGTGCAATTGCAGGCGGGGGATCAAATTGCGATCGATTTGTCCTCGGATAGTTTTGATTCGATCGTGATGTTGATGACGACGAATGGATCAACCGTGGCAGAGAACGATGATGGACCGGATGGCACGACAAATTCGTTACTGTTTACTCGAATTGCGCGAACTGGAAATTACATCGTTCGGGTGAAAGCGTTTGGAGAAACCGCAGGCGGACCTTTTAAGCTGAAATTAACGCGATTAAGACCTGTGCAGTAA
- a CDS encoding P-II family nitrogen regulator → MKKVEAIVRPFKLDEVKIALVNAGIVGMTVSEVRGFGRQKGQTERYRGSEYTVEFLQKLKIEIVVEDDQVDMVVDKIIVAARTGEIGDGKIFITPVDQVVRIRTGEKNFEAV, encoded by the coding sequence TTGAAAAAGGTTGAAGCGATTGTTCGCCCATTTAAACTCGATGAAGTCAAAATTGCATTAGTCAACGCTGGAATTGTCGGAATGACGGTTTCTGAAGTCCGAGGGTTTGGACGGCAGAAAGGTCAAACTGAGCGCTACCGGGGATCTGAATACACGGTTGAGTTTTTACAAAAGCTCAAAATCGAAATCGTGGTCGAAGATGATCAGGTGGATATGGTGGTTGATAAAATCATCGTTGCCGCTCGAACGGGAGAAATTGGAGACGGTAAGATCTTCATTACTCCAGTGGATCAAGTGGTTCGGATTCGGACGGGTGAGAAGAACTTTGAAGCGGTTTAG
- the queF gene encoding preQ(1) synthase yields MTQAQEHPEVKYGERLIEEGKLITFPNPRPGRRYTISITLPEFTCKCPFSGYPDFGTIYVNYVPDQRVVELKAIKLYINSYRDRYISHEEAANQILDDMVEACNPLEVTVKADYTPRGNVHTVVEVTHQKQA; encoded by the coding sequence ATGACACAAGCGCAAGAACACCCGGAAGTGAAGTACGGGGAACGCCTGATCGAAGAAGGCAAGCTCATCACATTTCCCAATCCTAGACCCGGAAGACGGTACACGATTTCGATTACGCTGCCAGAGTTTACGTGCAAGTGTCCGTTTTCTGGCTATCCCGATTTCGGCACGATCTATGTCAACTATGTGCCTGATCAACGGGTGGTGGAGTTGAAGGCGATTAAGCTCTATATCAATAGTTATCGCGATCGCTACATTTCCCACGAAGAAGCCGCAAACCAAATTCTCGATGATATGGTCGAAGCTTGTAATCCGTTAGAAGTCACGGTGAAAGCCGACTACACGCCGCGTGGGAATGTTCACACCGTGGTTGAAGTCACGCATCAGAAACAGGCGTAA
- a CDS encoding acyltransferase: MNSPVKSSSNRFLELDVLRGIAAFSVVLFHYTSQYATLFQHSSALWFYFAIGRHGVELFFMISGFVILMSLERTKRGLDFIVGRAARLYPAYWVAIALTSIVVAIAQIPTLQVTQIEGLVNFTMLHGFFKVPHVDDVYWTLQLELCFYGLMFAVYRLQWLKHIEKVVIVWLSIAAYLAFKTYTARWGTIVEVPEFSGRVGSMPLMVASSKLNFVAEIRDLFREAFLFKYAHLFTLGMVLYRMKQSGLTWQRGATIAVCILMQKIAYSSETNWETTLFVAAFVLVFHLALQGYLKWICTKPLIFLGTISYSLYLVHQNIGYAMIRSLYQINVDPNLSILVTTIAMMLIATGITFGVERPAMKWIRDRYELWKAT; this comes from the coding sequence GTGAATTCACCTGTAAAGTCTTCCTCAAATCGATTCCTCGAATTAGATGTTTTGCGCGGAATTGCAGCATTTAGCGTCGTTCTGTTTCACTACACTAGCCAGTACGCTACGTTATTTCAGCATTCCTCAGCGCTCTGGTTTTACTTCGCGATCGGGCGGCATGGGGTGGAATTATTTTTCATGATTAGCGGCTTTGTGATTCTGATGTCGCTGGAGCGGACAAAGCGCGGATTAGATTTTATTGTGGGACGGGCAGCAAGGTTGTATCCGGCGTACTGGGTTGCGATCGCGCTGACGAGTATCGTGGTCGCGATCGCTCAAATTCCGACGCTGCAAGTGACACAGATCGAAGGATTGGTCAATTTCACGATGCTGCATGGATTTTTCAAAGTTCCTCATGTCGATGATGTGTACTGGACACTTCAGCTTGAGTTGTGTTTCTACGGGTTGATGTTTGCTGTGTATCGGTTGCAATGGCTGAAACACATTGAGAAAGTAGTGATTGTTTGGTTGTCGATCGCGGCTTATCTAGCTTTTAAGACTTATACGGCGCGATGGGGCACGATCGTCGAAGTGCCTGAGTTTTCCGGTCGTGTTGGCTCGATGCCGCTGATGGTTGCAAGCAGTAAACTGAATTTTGTTGCAGAGATCAGGGATTTATTTCGAGAAGCTTTTCTATTCAAATACGCGCATTTATTCACGTTGGGAATGGTGCTATATCGTATGAAACAAAGCGGGTTAACTTGGCAACGGGGAGCCACGATCGCGGTTTGTATTCTGATGCAAAAGATTGCTTACTCTTCCGAAACAAACTGGGAAACGACGCTATTCGTTGCTGCGTTCGTTCTTGTGTTTCATCTAGCGCTTCAAGGTTATCTGAAATGGATTTGCACTAAGCCGCTGATTTTCCTGGGAACGATTTCTTATAGTTTGTACTTGGTGCATCAGAATATTGGTTACGCCATGATCCGATCGCTGTATCAAATCAACGTTGATCCGAATCTCAGCATTTTAGTAACGACGATCGCGATGATGTTGATTGCCACTGGAATTACATTTGGTGTTGAACGCCCTGCAATGAAATGGATTCGCGATCGATACGAACTATGGAAGGCGACGTAA
- a CDS encoding DUF2809 domain-containing protein, whose amino-acid sequence MPYRLSLLLTIVFIVPLGYFVRFSPMFPDWFSDVFGSIAYQIFFIALVQFWFPKMSIAKTAIGVFLFSCAIEFLQLWKPPFLQAIRATLPGRLVLGNTFLWSDFPPYGLGCSAGWLWLKFLRRLP is encoded by the coding sequence ATGCCTTATCGCCTTTCTTTACTGTTGACGATCGTATTTATCGTTCCGCTCGGTTACTTTGTGCGATTCTCTCCAATGTTTCCAGACTGGTTTAGCGATGTCTTTGGCAGTATCGCTTACCAGATTTTCTTTATTGCACTGGTGCAGTTTTGGTTTCCGAAAATGTCGATCGCGAAAACTGCGATCGGGGTCTTTCTCTTCTCTTGCGCGATCGAATTTCTGCAACTCTGGAAGCCGCCTTTTCTCCAAGCCATCCGCGCTACGCTTCCTGGTCGATTAGTCCTCGGAAATACGTTTTTGTGGTCAGACTTCCCACCTTACGGTTTGGGTTGTTCTGCAGGGTGGCTTTGGCTGAAATTCTTACGTCGCCTTCCATAG
- a CDS encoding cytochrome c biogenesis protein encodes MTFTEFVAVPKRYFKKELLPVLADLKLAIVLLLAIAVFSITGTVIEQGQSIAFYQANYPEHPALFGFLTWKVLLVVGLDHVYRTWWYLALLILFGASLIACTFTRQLPALRWFSRTWNFYSQPRQFRKFALSAEFPKGDINQLATLLEQRKYKIFREGEKLYAHKGIVGRIGPIIVHAAMILVLVGGVIGATTGFIAQEMVPSGGRFKIDNVVDAGIWAAPQIPKDWSVKVNRFWIDYLPTGEIDQFYSDLSVLDKDGKEVDRKTIHVNEPMKHNGVTMYQADWSIAAIQVRLNNSPVLQSPMAKLDAVGGRIWGTWLPLKPDMSDGVSLVAKDLQGLLLIYDMDGKLISTVRKGMAVEVKGVRLSIVDLIGSTGLQIKADPGIPIVYLGFGLLMLGVILSYVSHSQIWGLEQEGAIYIGGRTNRAQVTFEREFLGILDAIDQNGAESTPTSQLAQT; translated from the coding sequence ATGACTTTTACAGAATTCGTAGCGGTTCCAAAACGGTATTTTAAGAAAGAACTATTGCCTGTTCTCGCAGATTTGAAATTGGCGATCGTGCTTTTGTTAGCGATCGCGGTTTTCAGTATTACGGGAACGGTGATCGAGCAAGGGCAATCGATCGCGTTTTATCAAGCGAACTATCCGGAACATCCTGCATTATTCGGATTCCTTACCTGGAAAGTGCTACTGGTCGTAGGGCTTGATCATGTCTATCGAACTTGGTGGTATTTAGCTCTACTCATTCTGTTCGGTGCGAGTCTCATCGCTTGTACCTTTACCCGTCAATTACCCGCTCTGCGCTGGTTTTCTCGCACTTGGAACTTTTACAGTCAGCCCCGCCAATTTCGTAAGTTTGCGCTGAGTGCAGAGTTTCCGAAAGGCGACATCAATCAGCTTGCAACTTTACTGGAACAACGGAAATACAAAATTTTCCGAGAAGGTGAAAAGCTATATGCACATAAAGGAATTGTGGGGCGGATTGGTCCGATCATTGTTCATGCTGCAATGATTTTGGTGCTGGTGGGTGGTGTGATTGGTGCAACGACGGGCTTTATTGCTCAGGAAATGGTTCCGAGCGGCGGTAGGTTCAAAATTGATAATGTCGTTGATGCTGGGATTTGGGCGGCTCCACAGATTCCAAAAGATTGGTCGGTGAAAGTAAATCGCTTTTGGATTGATTACTTACCGACCGGCGAGATTGATCAGTTTTATTCGGATTTGTCCGTGTTGGATAAAGACGGGAAAGAAGTCGATCGCAAAACGATTCACGTCAACGAACCGATGAAACACAACGGCGTGACGATGTATCAAGCCGATTGGTCGATCGCTGCAATTCAAGTTCGACTCAATAACAGTCCAGTCCTTCAGTCCCCGATGGCGAAACTCGATGCCGTGGGGGGTCGAATTTGGGGTACTTGGCTCCCGTTGAAACCGGATATGAGCGATGGCGTTTCCCTGGTTGCGAAAGACTTACAGGGGTTGCTGTTGATCTATGACATGGACGGAAAGCTAATCTCAACGGTTCGGAAAGGAATGGCGGTTGAGGTGAAAGGGGTGCGATTGTCGATCGTGGATCTAATTGGTAGCACCGGGCTACAAATCAAAGCTGATCCTGGAATCCCGATCGTCTATCTCGGTTTCGGTTTGTTGATGTTAGGTGTGATCCTTAGCTATGTGTCTCACTCTCAGATTTGGGGCTTAGAACAAGAGGGAGCAATCTATATCGGAGGCAGAACGAATCGCGCTCAGGTCACATTCGAGCGGGAATTTTTGGGCATTTTGGATGCGATCGACCAAAATGGAGCGGAGTCTACTCCGACTAGCCAACTCGCTCAGACCTAA
- a CDS encoding cytochrome c biogenesis protein CcdA, whose amino-acid sequence MFETLQTQLYELSQFADRLVSSQLAHITPVSIGVIFAAGLLTSLTPCTLSMLPITIGYIGGYEAKSRWQAAAQSTWFSLGLATTLAGLGIGATLLGKVYGQVGIGLPIVVSVIAILMGLNLLEALPFALPSIGGTDWISKELPAGVRSYLLGVTFGLVASPCSTPVLATILAWIASTGDPILGGSLLLCYTAGYVAPLILAGTFTAAIKKLLELRRWSGWITPVSGALLVGFGVFSLVSRFAF is encoded by the coding sequence ATGTTCGAGACGCTTCAAACCCAACTTTATGAGCTTTCGCAATTTGCCGATCGCTTAGTTTCGTCCCAACTCGCACACATTACGCCTGTGAGCATTGGTGTAATTTTTGCAGCGGGATTGCTCACGAGTCTGACTCCTTGTACGTTGTCGATGTTGCCGATTACGATCGGGTATATCGGCGGCTATGAGGCGAAATCTCGCTGGCAAGCGGCGGCACAATCGACCTGGTTTTCGCTTGGATTGGCGACGACTCTAGCGGGATTGGGAATCGGGGCGACATTGCTTGGAAAAGTGTATGGACAGGTTGGAATCGGTTTACCGATCGTCGTGAGCGTTATCGCGATTTTGATGGGATTGAATTTATTAGAAGCGTTACCGTTTGCGCTACCGTCAATCGGGGGAACGGATTGGATTTCTAAAGAACTGCCTGCGGGGGTGCGATCGTATCTCTTAGGAGTCACGTTCGGATTAGTCGCTTCACCATGTAGTACTCCAGTGTTAGCAACGATTCTGGCTTGGATTGCATCAACCGGAGATCCGATTCTGGGCGGTTCACTTTTACTGTGTTACACCGCTGGTTATGTTGCACCGTTGATATTAGCGGGAACGTTCACGGCAGCGATTAAAAAATTACTAGAATTGCGGCGCTGGTCGGGTTGGATTACACCCGTTAGCGGTGCTTTGTTGGTTGGGTTTGGTGTGTTTTCGTTAGTGTCGCGATTTGCATTTTAA
- a CDS encoding FtsW/RodA/SpoVE family cell cycle protein, protein MNWRHFIPFFDTTAMDWAITPRLLRWLTFVWLFVGLAVMYSASFPVGDALGDGLYYFKRQLLAIALGMILFNVLIHSPLRYIQGISSFAFIGLLAGILLTTVIGREVNGGQRWFEVGKFLIQPSELIKPFLVLQSARIFGQWERLTWKVRLTWLGLFCLLLIGILLQPNLSTTALCGVTLWLVALAAGLPYLYLGGTAAAGLFLALLSISIREYQRRRVMSFLNPWSDPLQDGYQLIQSLLAIGSGGLTGVGFGLSQQKLFYLPIQYTDFIFAVFAEEFGLIGCVLFMLMLVVYATFALIVARQAKNAVHRLVAIGVMVILVGQSLLNIGVATGALPTTGLPLPFFSYGVNSMVSSLVCAALLIRVARESSEARVMSIDNPKVISFAEARTRRMKPRPSR, encoded by the coding sequence ATGAACTGGCGGCACTTCATTCCGTTTTTTGACACAACCGCGATGGATTGGGCAATCACGCCCCGATTATTGCGCTGGTTGACCTTCGTCTGGTTGTTTGTTGGACTAGCGGTAATGTATAGTGCCTCGTTTCCGGTCGGAGACGCGCTCGGCGATGGTTTGTACTACTTCAAGCGGCAACTTTTAGCGATCGCGCTCGGAATGATTCTCTTCAATGTGCTGATTCATTCCCCGCTACGGTACATCCAGGGAATTTCGAGCTTCGCATTTATCGGCTTACTGGCTGGAATTCTGCTAACGACGGTGATCGGGCGCGAGGTGAATGGCGGTCAGCGCTGGTTTGAAGTAGGAAAATTTTTGATTCAGCCGTCTGAGTTGATCAAGCCGTTTCTGGTGTTGCAGAGTGCACGAATCTTTGGGCAGTGGGAGCGGCTGACGTGGAAAGTCCGGTTGACTTGGCTCGGATTGTTTTGTTTATTGTTGATCGGAATCTTACTGCAACCGAATTTAAGTACGACTGCGCTTTGTGGAGTCACCTTGTGGCTGGTGGCACTCGCGGCGGGACTCCCTTATTTATATTTGGGTGGAACCGCGGCGGCGGGTTTGTTTCTCGCGCTTTTGAGTATTAGCATTCGGGAATATCAGCGGCGGCGGGTGATGTCGTTTTTGAATCCCTGGTCTGATCCGCTGCAAGATGGCTATCAGTTGATTCAGAGTTTGTTAGCGATCGGGTCTGGTGGATTAACCGGAGTCGGATTTGGTTTATCGCAACAAAAGCTATTTTATTTGCCGATTCAATATACCGATTTCATTTTCGCGGTGTTTGCTGAAGAGTTCGGCTTGATTGGTTGCGTGTTGTTCATGCTGATGTTGGTGGTTTATGCAACGTTCGCGTTGATTGTGGCGCGGCAGGCGAAGAATGCGGTGCATCGATTAGTCGCGATCGGGGTTATGGTGATTCTCGTCGGTCAATCGCTGCTTAATATCGGAGTCGCAACGGGCGCATTGCCGACCACTGGACTACCGTTACCTTTTTTCAGCTACGGTGTGAATTCGATGGTGTCGAGTTTGGTGTGTGCGGCGTTGTTGATTCGGGTGGCGCGTGAAAGTAGCGAAGCGCGGGTAATGTCGATCGACAATCCGAAAGTGATTTCATTTGCTGAAGCGAGAACCCGACGAATGAAGCCCAGACCGTCACGCTAA
- a CDS encoding zinc-binding dehydrogenase: protein MLHSPERYCHCKIRSLIEVRKLPLLAALLYGKEDLRLETIDDPTPGNGEIVIEVGAATTCGTDLKVWRRGGHAKMLKPPTLFGHEAAGRIVAIDKSITNWKIGDRVVANNSAPCLSCFFCQRKEFSLCTDLSFNNGTFAQYLKIPSAIVQHNLLPIPDHVPDAIASMTEPLACVLHGIARSNYKPNDRIVLLGDGAIGLMFVAVMAPKTEFYVFGGNDDRLAIAKKFGAAKTFNYRQIPNVPEAVKELTDGWGADIVIEATGVPSAWETAIECARPGATVNLFGGCPRETKISVNTEQLHYNELTLKGVFHNTPEFVRSALELLASRTIPFELLVSDRQPLQNLEQVFQDMEQRKVIKVAIEP from the coding sequence ATGCTTCATTCTCCTGAGCGCTACTGCCATTGTAAGATTCGGTCGTTGATTGAAGTGAGAAAACTGCCCTTGTTAGCCGCATTACTTTACGGAAAAGAAGATTTGCGATTAGAAACGATCGACGATCCCACGCCTGGAAATGGGGAGATCGTGATCGAAGTGGGAGCCGCGACGACTTGCGGAACAGATTTGAAAGTCTGGCGACGGGGCGGACACGCGAAGATGTTGAAACCGCCGACGCTGTTTGGACATGAGGCAGCAGGGCGAATTGTGGCGATCGACAAATCCATCACAAATTGGAAAATCGGCGATCGCGTCGTTGCGAACAATTCCGCTCCTTGTTTATCCTGCTTCTTCTGCCAGCGCAAAGAATTTTCACTTTGCACTGATTTAAGCTTTAACAACGGAACATTCGCCCAGTATTTGAAAATTCCAAGCGCGATCGTTCAACACAACCTATTACCGATCCCCGATCATGTTCCTGATGCGATCGCATCGATGACCGAACCTTTAGCCTGTGTCTTACATGGAATTGCTCGATCGAACTACAAACCGAATGATCGAATCGTTCTTCTCGGTGATGGTGCGATCGGCTTAATGTTCGTTGCAGTCATGGCTCCAAAAACCGAATTCTATGTATTTGGTGGAAATGACGATCGATTAGCAATTGCCAAAAAATTCGGAGCCGCGAAAACGTTTAACTATCGGCAAATTCCCAACGTCCCAGAAGCGGTCAAAGAACTCACTGACGGATGGGGAGCCGATATTGTGATCGAAGCGACTGGGGTTCCGAGTGCTTGGGAAACTGCGATCGAGTGCGCTCGTCCGGGTGCGACCGTCAATTTATTTGGGGGTTGTCCACGCGAAACCAAAATTTCCGTCAACACCGAACAACTCCACTACAATGAACTGACGCTTAAAGGGGTGTTTCATAATACGCCGGAGTTTGTGCGATCGGCACTTGAACTTTTGGCGAGTAGAACCATTCCATTTGAGTTACTGGTTAGCGATCGACAACCGTTGCAGAACCTCGAACAAGTCTTCCAGGATATGGAACAGCGCAAAGTGATCAAAGTCGCAATTGAGCCGTGA
- a CDS encoding DUF29 domain-containing protein yields the protein MTRSIPQVSLYEQDFALWIDDTAAKLKARKFDQLDIENLIEEIESLGRAEKRELRNRFVVLIAHILKRVYIDSAYDNGNWMVTIGDQRREIRLLLEFSPSLSNFLTEGFSDWYLDALRKVRSEYAKVKFPDEWQFSQDIDAILNETFWKD from the coding sequence ATGACGCGATCGATTCCCCAAGTTTCCCTATACGAACAAGATTTCGCTTTATGGATTGATGATACGGCTGCAAAACTCAAGGCTAGAAAGTTTGATCAGCTAGATATTGAGAACTTGATCGAGGAGATTGAAAGTTTGGGACGTGCGGAAAAACGCGAATTAAGAAATCGTTTCGTTGTTCTCATCGCACACATTCTCAAGCGAGTGTATATCGACAGCGCGTATGATAATGGCAATTGGATGGTGACGATCGGAGATCAACGTCGAGAGATTAGGCTGCTCTTAGAGTTCTCTCCAAGCTTAAGCAATTTTCTCACAGAAGGCTTTTCGGACTGGTATCTCGACGCTTTAAGAAAGGTGAGATCGGAATATGCCAAAGTTAAATTTCCTGATGAATGGCAGTTTAGCCAAGATATTGACGCAATTTTGAATGAGACATTTTGGAAAGATTAG
- the folB gene encoding dihydroneopterin aldolase: protein MDCIHLTQIRGYGYTGALPEEQVLGQWFEVDLTLWIDLAKAGDSDRLSDTLNYCDVIEVTQKLIKTSKFNLLEKLATAIAQSILQFEQVSQVQVKLTKPAAPIPDFGGKIAIDIVRKKA from the coding sequence ATGGACTGCATACATTTAACTCAGATTCGAGGCTACGGATACACGGGCGCACTGCCAGAAGAACAGGTGCTAGGTCAATGGTTTGAAGTGGATTTGACGCTTTGGATTGATTTGGCAAAGGCAGGAGACAGCGATCGCTTATCTGACACGTTGAATTACTGTGATGTGATTGAAGTGACGCAGAAATTGATCAAAACATCGAAATTCAATTTATTAGAAAAATTGGCAACTGCGATCGCGCAATCAATTCTGCAATTCGAGCAAGTTTCTCAGGTACAAGTGAAATTAACAAAACCTGCTGCACCGATTCCAGATTTTGGTGGAAAAATTGCGATCGACATTGTGAGAAAGAAAGCCTAA
- a CDS encoding glycosyltransferase family 39 protein: MLLRLIFWFAAFPNSDEAYYWLWGQHLDWSYYDHPPLQAWIQGIFSAIFGRSTFTLRLPNLLSSLAFFYTYFLIVRYLHKDLNVRVVTLLVLSTPLYFIFLALAWHDHLLITFSLISAYLLVRFLDSYLSDGCGETWRLYGSAIALSLAFLSKYNAVFVALGFFATLMTQARLRPLFRDRRLYIGIAIVLTCLIPILIWNVYNDFQSLRYYVDRSVNPVVSGIKIGPFLGFTLVSFFIVSPFCWIGFYRLLKTRLSVNSIYPIVAFWIFAISSILLTIISLMSAALYYWNITAYLLLFPLLPFVLKKPKPHVIYGLIISVIIVIHYTVLPLSALISKDADPDSRMLFGWKEVATIVQSESQTLNNPLLVTSDYRSASALAYQMNNRNVIAISDRLDQFDFWYRDPRPLQGKDAVILSDDWYPAELMVLSKFDRTSEPITVPVKRFGVWIKNYYVRKGYNFKP; this comes from the coding sequence TTGCTGCTACGTCTAATCTTCTGGTTTGCAGCATTTCCGAATTCAGATGAAGCTTATTACTGGCTTTGGGGACAGCATCTCGATTGGTCTTATTATGATCATCCACCGTTGCAGGCTTGGATTCAGGGAATATTCAGCGCGATTTTTGGTCGATCGACATTCACCCTCAGATTGCCGAACTTATTAAGTAGTCTCGCTTTCTTTTATACTTATTTTCTAATTGTACGATATCTACACAAAGATCTAAATGTTCGGGTGGTTACGCTGCTTGTGTTATCTACACCACTCTATTTTATATTTCTAGCGCTTGCTTGGCATGATCATTTATTGATTACGTTCTCGCTGATTTCTGCCTATCTACTTGTTCGATTTTTGGATAGTTATCTTTCAGATGGATGTGGAGAAACTTGGCGATTGTATGGAAGTGCGATCGCGCTTTCTCTCGCATTTCTCTCCAAGTACAATGCAGTTTTTGTCGCGCTCGGATTTTTTGCCACACTGATGACTCAGGCTCGATTGCGTCCTTTGTTTCGCGATCGACGGCTTTATATCGGAATTGCGATCGTGTTAACTTGCCTGATTCCGATTCTGATTTGGAATGTTTATAATGATTTTCAGTCGCTTCGATATTATGTCGATCGTAGCGTTAATCCAGTTGTTTCAGGAATCAAAATCGGTCCATTTCTTGGATTCACACTTGTTTCGTTTTTTATAGTTTCTCCGTTCTGCTGGATTGGCTTTTATCGATTACTCAAAACTCGCTTATCGGTCAATTCAATTTATCCGATCGTTGCATTTTGGATTTTTGCAATTTCTTCGATCCTACTAACGATAATTTCTCTAATGTCAGCGGCATTGTATTACTGGAATATCACAGCTTATTTGTTATTATTTCCTCTGTTGCCGTTTGTGTTGAAGAAACCGAAACCTCATGTGATCTATGGATTGATAATTTCAGTAATTATCGTCATTCACTATACGGTGTTACCGCTCTCTGCACTGATTAGCAAAGATGCTGACCCAGATTCTCGAATGTTGTTTGGCTGGAAAGAAGTTGCTACGATCGTACAATCCGAATCTCAAACCCTAAATAATCCATTGCTAGTTACATCTGATTATCGTTCTGCTTCAGCGTTGGCGTATCAAATGAACAATCGGAATGTGATTGCAATTAGCGATCGTCTTGATCAATTCGATTTCTGGTACCGCGATCCAAGACCATTACAGGGCAAAGATGCTGTGATTCTCTCAGATGATTGGTATCCAGCGGAATTGATGGTACTCTCGAAATTCGATCGAACTTCTGAACCGATTACCGTTCCTGTGAAACGCTTCGGAGTTTGGATCAAAAACTACTATGTGCGTAAAGGCTACAACTTCAAACCGTAA